A stretch of the Chanos chanos chromosome 1, fChaCha1.1, whole genome shotgun sequence genome encodes the following:
- the ankrd13d gene encoding ankyrin repeat domain-containing protein 13D, with translation MAQEAFPLHYMVWNNQYLELDRELQKKQQDIERLDPRGRTPLELAVCLGHLESTRVLLRHNADPTHCNAQGWTVLQEAVSTGDPELVQLVLQYRDFKRATERLAGIPELLSKLRQARDFYVEMKWEFTSWVPLVSKVCPSDVYRVWKSGSCLRVDTTLLGFEHMTWLKGRRSYIFKGGESGAMVMEVDHEKQVVYTEPLSLSPRDAPSLLAAMLPSQENTAQRLTSPIVSTHLNTRNIAFERNKSGIWGWRSEKTEVVSGYEAKVYSASNVELVTRSRTEHLSDQDKSRSKGSKTPLQSFLGIAEQHVAHNGSQVSQCASPHNPTAITAEEYFDAEFNLNGRDIGRPIELTSKVQRFKATLWLSEAHPLSLAEQVTPIIDLMAISNAHFAKLRDFITLRLPPGFPVKIEIPLFHVLNARVTFSNLCGCDEPVSSVTVHTPHGPSETGQLPPPLHCEVDQSVFEPPPDYTTLGPGRSEPLRDEDDNLLQFAIQQSLLDAGTESDQVTIWEALTNTRPGSQPPQYEEDSQLERAIQESLSLSLSPSGLPSDPALHSSPSYSSLAEPRGSATFAVATSFDEQLRIAMELSCREQEELDRKRREEEEELERILQLSLTEK, from the exons ATGGCTCAAGAGGCGTTTCCTTTACATTATATGGTGTGGAACAATCAATATCTGGAACTGGACCGCGAGCTACAGAAAAAGCAG CAGGACATTGAACGGTTGGACCCACGCGGGCGCACACCACTTGAGCTCGCGGTATGCCTCGGACATCTGGAATCAACCAGGGTGTTGCTGCGACACAACGCGGACCCCACACACTGCAACGCACAGGGCTGGACAG TTTTGCAAGAGGCCGTGAGCACCGGAGATCCAGAGCTGGTGCAGCTGGTTCTTCAGTACAGAGACTTTAAACGGGCTACAGAACGACTGGCTGGCATTCCAGAGCTTCTGAGCAAACTGAGACAG GCTCGGGATTTCTATGTGGAGATGAAGTGGGAATTTACCAGCTGGG TGCCTCTGGTGTCCAAGGTTTGCCCCAGTGACGTGTACCGCGTGTGGAAGAGTGGCTCGTGTCTGCGCGTGGACACCACGCTGCTTGGCTTTGAGCACATGACTTGGCTAAAGGGGCGCCGTAGTTACATTTTCAAAGGTGGAG AGAGTGGAGCAATGGTGATGGAGGTGGATCATGAGAAACAGGTGGTGTATACAgaacctctgtctctgtccccgcgAGATGCTCCATCTCTCCTTGCAGCCATGCTTCCCTCACaggagaacacagcacagaggctTACCTCACCCATCGTctccacacacctcaacacacgcAACATCGCCTTCGAaag GAATAAGTCTGGTATTTGGGGTTGGCGTTCGGAGAAGACAGAGGTTGTGAGTGGCTACGAGGCAAAG GTTTACAGTGCCAGTAATGTAGAGCTGGTGACTCGATCTCGCACAGAACATCTGTCTGACCAGGACAAGTCCAGGAGCAAag gTTCTAAAACCCCTCTCCAGTCATTTTTGGGAATAGCGGAGCAGCATGTGGCCCATAATGGG AGTCAGGTGTCTCAGTGTGCCAGCCCCCATAACCCCACGGCCATAACGGCGGAGGAATATTTCGACGCCGAGTTCAACCTGAATGGACGAGATATCGGCCGACCCATTGAGCTTACCAGCAAAGTGCAGAG gtttAAGGCAACTCTGTGGTTGAGTGAGGCTCATCCTCTCTCACTGGCTGAGCAGGTCACGCCCATCATCGACCTCATGGCCATTTCCAATGCTCACTTTGCCAAACTGAGGGACTTCATCACCCTGCGCCTGCCGCCCGGGTTCCCAGTTAAGATAG aAATCCCACTGTTCCATGTGTTGAACGCACGCGTGACCTTCAGTAACCTTTGTGGTTGTGATGAGCCAGTCAGTTCTGTCACCGTTCACACGCCGCATGGACCATCCGAGACTG gtcagttaCCCCCTCCACTACATTGTGAAGTGGACCAGTCCGTATTTGAGCCCCCCCCGGACTACACCACGCTTGGACCGGGCCGCAGCGAGCCGCTGAGAGACGAGGACGACAACCTCTTGCAGTTTGCCATCCAGCAGAGCCTTTTAGACGCTGGCACAGAGAGCGACCAG gtgACTATATGGGAGGCCCTGACCAACACGCGCCCTGGTTCCCAGCCACCGCAGTATGAGGAGGACTCTCAGCtggagag GGCGATTCaggagtctctgtctctctctctg AGCCCATCAGGGTTACCTTCTGACCCCGCCCttcactcctctccctcttACAGCTCATTGGCCGAGCCTCGGGGATCGGCTACGTTTGCCGTAGCAACCAGCTTTGACGAACAGCTGCGCATAGCGATGGAGCTCTCTTGTCGAGAGCAGGAGGAGCTGGACAG gaagaggagggaagaggaggaggagcttgAGAGGATACTacagctgtcactcacagaGAAGTAA
- the LOC115830150 gene encoding signal-transducing adaptor protein 1-like, giving the protein MAAPPRVVFQRRDRVTALPLYHSRYLFKKYTGERDFKSFFAELRGSTIFLYSDEKEQKYCERLEVHNLKSLKMDSSSYMKNKPVIFTLTLHNEEVQLKIENPNYAEEWRGFIHTVANLEIPSELQLLPGQILRLEEILVDERKRRAASFSHNPDLPLGKTASKAKSQHDYRQPQTPECFYEVSREQAEKMLEEHPEYGSIIMRPSAHADYAVTIRQQHPSGALLRNYKIHSSDCGFVIKLDDPVTVPNLSDVVEHFLKETNNKLKPFVKVQQYDTRIELPPPDCSTRQGPSHDSNIHSNYRYAPKKQ; this is encoded by the exons ATGGCAGCTCCACCACGAGTGGTTTTCCAGAGGAGGGACAGAGTCACCGCTCTGCCCCTGTACCACAGCAGGTATCTGTTCAAAAAATACACCGGAGAGAGG GACTTTAAGAGTTTCTTTGCTGAACTGAGAGGTTCCACCATTTTTCTGTACTCTgatgaaaaagagcaaaag tactgtgAAAGGCTAGAGGTGCATAACCTGAAATCACTAAAAATGGACTCTTCCTCATATATGAAGAACAAACctgtcattttcacactcacactacataACGAGGAGGTGCAACTAAAg ATTGAAAACCCTAATTATGCGGAGGAATGGAGAGGCTTCATCCACACCGTGGCGAAC TTAGAAATCCCATCGGAGCTGCAGTTGCTGCCAGGTCAGATTTTACGACTGGAGGAAATTCTGGTTGATGAACGCAAACGAAGAGCTGCCTCATTCAGCCATAACCCTGACCTGCCTCTCGGAAAAACAGCCTCCAAAGCCAAATCCCAGCACGACTACCGCCAGCCTCAGACTCCAGA atgTTTTTATGAAGTCTCTCGTGAACAAGCTGAGAAGATGCTGGAGGAGCATCCAGAGTATGGCAGCATCATCATGCGTCCATCAGCACATGCCGACTATGCCGTCACAATCAGACAGCAACAccccag tggtgCTTTGCTGAGAAACTATAAGATCCACTCTAGCGACTGTGGCTTTGTCATCAAGCTGGACGACCCA GTGACTGTACCCAACTTATCAGATGTTGTGGAACACTTCCTCAAGGAGACAAACAACAAGCTTAAGCCATTCGTTAAAGTCCAACAGTATGATACACGGATAG AGCTACCCCCACCGGACTGTTCCACACGCCAGGGTCCCTCCCATGATTCGAACATCCACTCCAATTACAGATATGCCCCTAAAAAACAGTAA